A stretch of Gemmatimonas aurantiaca T-27 DNA encodes these proteins:
- a CDS encoding sigma-54-dependent transcriptional regulator has protein sequence MNVGTVHPLHRPLSGWDDGPGGVGPIGRRPYLQDRRPVTRVLVVTACAEAHAALRRSLEAVELEVLHAEDPGGLGRMVGPAKIDLVLCDQRLCTDDGLELLQAIRGNQSTLPIAWFDALPARHDRLPALPHGPIGRLTLPLKAGELQRLLKAAEEPALPQQTAVSPGSHLEFHGMFASTPGMHQVFHRIRRVAATDASVLITGESGTGKELVARALHNDSPRRDQPFVALNCSALPSELVESELFGHTRGAFTGALRDRAGLFEAAHGGTLFLDEIGDLGLSAQAKMLRALESHEVMRVGGSKITSVDVRVIAATHRNLPQLVAWGDFREDLLYRLHVVGIELPALRDRPADIPLLAERFVRLFAERHGLPVRLPDAATQALLAAHTWSGNIRELRNCIEGAVILSDGPAITPADLPAGVTVSGGFSMDAADSETQSEPVVTSGARIVSPLEELPLVEAREVALDEFDRAYLTSALSRHGGNIAQTARAIGLHRQSLQKLLTRRHMRTPGLRDN, from the coding sequence ATGAATGTTGGAACCGTACATCCGTTGCACCGCCCACTGTCGGGTTGGGATGACGGTCCCGGTGGTGTGGGGCCGATCGGCAGGCGGCCGTACCTGCAGGATCGGCGACCGGTCACCAGAGTGTTGGTCGTAACGGCATGTGCAGAGGCACACGCGGCGCTGCGACGCAGTCTCGAGGCGGTGGAGCTCGAGGTGTTGCATGCCGAGGATCCTGGAGGACTGGGTCGTATGGTCGGGCCGGCAAAGATCGACCTGGTACTCTGTGATCAGCGCCTGTGTACCGACGATGGTCTCGAACTGCTGCAGGCCATCCGCGGCAACCAGAGCACGTTGCCCATTGCCTGGTTCGATGCCTTGCCGGCGCGTCACGATCGCTTGCCGGCGCTGCCACATGGCCCTATCGGGCGTCTCACACTCCCCCTGAAAGCAGGGGAACTGCAACGTCTCCTCAAGGCGGCCGAGGAGCCCGCGCTGCCGCAGCAGACCGCGGTGTCGCCCGGATCGCACCTCGAGTTTCACGGGATGTTTGCGAGCACCCCTGGCATGCATCAGGTGTTCCACCGTATCCGTCGAGTGGCTGCGACGGATGCGTCGGTGCTGATCACCGGCGAAAGTGGCACGGGCAAAGAACTGGTGGCACGCGCGTTGCACAACGACAGCCCGCGCCGCGATCAGCCCTTTGTGGCACTGAATTGTTCGGCGCTGCCGTCAGAGTTGGTGGAGTCCGAGCTGTTCGGACACACCCGTGGTGCATTCACGGGCGCGCTACGCGATCGCGCCGGACTGTTCGAGGCGGCGCATGGGGGCACGCTCTTTCTCGACGAAATTGGCGATCTCGGGCTGTCGGCACAGGCCAAGATGCTGCGCGCACTCGAAAGCCACGAAGTGATGCGTGTGGGCGGTTCGAAGATCACCTCGGTTGATGTGCGGGTCATTGCCGCCACCCATCGCAACTTGCCGCAGTTGGTGGCATGGGGCGATTTCCGTGAAGATCTACTCTATCGACTTCATGTCGTCGGTATCGAACTACCCGCATTGCGCGATCGTCCGGCGGATATTCCGCTGCTCGCTGAGCGTTTTGTGCGTCTGTTCGCAGAGCGCCATGGGTTGCCGGTGCGTTTGCCGGATGCCGCCACGCAGGCGTTGTTGGCCGCGCACACGTGGTCCGGGAACATCCGCGAACTGCGCAACTGCATCGAGGGGGCGGTGATTCTCTCTGATGGTCCGGCGATCACGCCCGCCGATCTGCCTGCCGGTGTCACCGTGTCCGGCGGATTCTCGATGGACGCGGCGGATTCTGAGACGCAGTCCGAGCCCGTGGTGACTTCGGGTGCGCGCATCGTGTCACCGCTCGAGGAACTTCCTCTTGTGGAAGCACGGGAGGTTGCGCTGGATGAGTTTGATCGCGCGTATCTCACGTCGGCGTTGTCCCGGCATGGGGGCAACATTGCGCAGACCGCGCGCGCGATCGGTCTGCATCGCCAGAGTCTGCAGAAGTTGCTGACACGACGACACATGCGCACCCCGGGTCTCCGCGACAACTAG
- a CDS encoding TIGR00730 family Rossman fold protein codes for MNSPADTAPALESIAPIAPLHRIGIYCASNEGARPAYLEAARRVGALLAARGLAVVYGGGRTGLMGAVADSAMAAGGEVIGVMPHGLVQREVAHTGLTALHIVDSMHERKAMMAELSDAFMVLPGGIGTFEEFFETWSWAQLGVHRKPIGLLDVDGFWAPLQRLLDQAEEEGFLRGTPRRWLLSHDDPAQLLEAFSTFDAPVVRRWMRLGET; via the coding sequence ATGAACTCGCCCGCTGACACGGCTCCTGCTCTCGAATCGATCGCTCCGATCGCGCCACTGCATCGCATCGGCATCTATTGCGCCTCGAATGAAGGCGCTCGGCCTGCGTATCTCGAAGCGGCCCGGCGTGTTGGTGCGCTGCTGGCGGCGCGCGGATTGGCCGTGGTGTATGGCGGTGGTCGCACCGGACTGATGGGTGCGGTCGCGGACTCGGCGATGGCGGCTGGTGGTGAAGTGATTGGTGTGATGCCACACGGATTGGTGCAACGCGAAGTGGCACACACCGGTTTGACGGCCTTGCACATCGTCGATTCCATGCATGAGCGCAAAGCCATGATGGCGGAGCTGTCGGATGCGTTCATGGTGCTGCCCGGAGGGATCGGCACGTTCGAGGAATTCTTCGAGACGTGGAGCTGGGCACAACTGGGCGTGCACCGCAAGCCGATCGGCCTGTTGGATGTGGATGGCTTCTGGGCGCCCTTGCAGCGATTGCTCGACCAGGCAGAAGAAGAAGGTTTCCTGCGAGGCACACCACGCCGCTGGCTGCTTTCCCATGATGATCCCGCACAACTGCTGGAAGCGTTTTCGACGTTCGATGCGCCCGTTGTGCGCCGATGGATGCGACTCGGTGAGACCTGA
- a CDS encoding DUF2156 domain-containing protein: protein MMGQGSPSDAVLAISAILHAEGRTATAFSALNRGMQVDVSDATARPATSPTDVAADAYVAYVRVPGGVVTAGEPVAPLDRLVDVAESFMVRRRATDGRVAFFATEGRLLRSHQLDRWLIGEQPIWNPQEWEAHLRGHRSLREQLRRARAKGVVVRALTPEAGLSAAWHDTFDRLIRRWHATRSMPPMRFLVDVDLRTGARWRRTFVALRGDHLVGLLSMAPVPARRGWLLEHLLRDPEAPNGTAELLVDQAMREMQTEGVSWATLGLAPLHGPIAPWLAKIRRASRPLFNFDGLAAFKRKLRPDGWEPIYLAWPRENVRWLALYDGLRAFAGGPLWWFGVRTIARGPAPLLRLLEWLLVPWTVLLALVPTTPWFPSPVVHAAWVFFDVLLVIALWRLRYLAAQRGAVVRRRAAQLGGVLALAVSGDALLTISQAVIWNWPQRTGVLASLVVGLACLAPALTAPVLWGAWRRLQILATRPATFPA from the coding sequence ATGATGGGGCAAGGTAGCCCGTCCGACGCGGTCCTCGCTATCTCTGCGATACTGCACGCAGAGGGGCGCACGGCCACGGCGTTCTCCGCGCTGAATCGCGGCATGCAGGTCGACGTGTCCGACGCGACGGCGCGCCCTGCGACCTCCCCGACCGATGTGGCGGCCGATGCGTATGTCGCGTACGTCAGGGTGCCAGGTGGTGTGGTCACCGCTGGAGAGCCCGTCGCGCCGCTCGATCGGCTGGTGGATGTGGCCGAATCGTTCATGGTGCGCCGGCGCGCCACCGATGGGCGTGTGGCATTCTTCGCCACGGAAGGGCGGCTGCTGCGTTCGCACCAGCTCGATCGCTGGTTGATCGGCGAGCAGCCCATATGGAATCCGCAGGAATGGGAAGCGCATCTGCGCGGACATCGCTCGTTGCGGGAGCAGTTGCGTCGGGCGCGCGCCAAGGGGGTGGTAGTCCGGGCACTGACGCCAGAAGCCGGATTGTCGGCGGCATGGCACGACACTTTTGATCGGCTCATTCGCCGATGGCACGCCACCCGCAGCATGCCACCGATGCGCTTTCTGGTGGATGTGGATCTGCGCACGGGTGCTCGCTGGCGCCGCACCTTCGTGGCACTACGCGGTGACCATCTGGTTGGTCTGTTGTCGATGGCACCGGTACCGGCGCGCCGCGGATGGTTGCTGGAGCATCTGCTGCGCGACCCCGAAGCGCCCAACGGCACCGCGGAGTTGTTGGTGGATCAGGCGATGCGCGAGATGCAGACCGAAGGCGTGTCCTGGGCCACGCTGGGGCTCGCACCGTTGCATGGACCCATTGCACCATGGCTGGCCAAGATCCGCCGCGCTTCACGGCCGCTGTTCAATTTCGACGGACTGGCCGCGTTCAAGCGCAAGCTGCGTCCCGATGGATGGGAGCCGATCTATCTCGCATGGCCACGCGAGAATGTGCGCTGGTTGGCGCTGTACGATGGATTGCGGGCGTTTGCCGGTGGACCGCTGTGGTGGTTCGGCGTGCGTACGATCGCCCGAGGGCCCGCGCCACTGTTGCGTCTGCTTGAATGGCTGCTCGTGCCGTGGACCGTCCTGTTGGCGCTGGTACCCACGACGCCCTGGTTTCCGTCGCCCGTGGTGCATGCCGCGTGGGTGTTCTTCGATGTATTGCTGGTGATCGCGCTCTGGCGGCTGCGATATCTGGCCGCGCAACGCGGCGCGGTCGTGCGTCGACGTGCCGCACAACTCGGCGGTGTGTTGGCGCTGGCTGTATCCGGTGATGCGTTGCTGACGATTTCGCAGGCCGTGATATGGAATTGGCCGCAGCGTACGGGCGTGTTGGCATCGTTGGTGGTCGGTCTCGCCTGTCTGGCGCCTGCACTGACCGCACCGGTGTTGTGGGGCGCGTGGCGTCGACTGCAGATCCTGGCCACGAGGCCTGCTACTTTTCCTGCATGA
- the upp gene encoding uracil phosphoribosyltransferase, which produces MSSPLDFPTLSIVDHPLVRHKLTLLRDRATPTKQFKELVDEIAMLMAYEATRDLVLEPSSVDTPLETTGGWTVRGKKLTLVPILRAGLGMVEGILRLIPSARVGHIGLYRDHDTLEPVDYYFKVPGDVSERDFLLLDPMLATGGSASAAVTSLKRAGASRIRFLCLVAAPEGVRRLTADHPDVPILTASLDRELNEHGYILPGLGDAGDRLFGTR; this is translated from the coding sequence ATGTCTTCACCGCTCGACTTTCCCACCCTGAGCATCGTAGACCACCCGCTGGTGCGTCACAAGCTCACGCTCCTGCGCGATCGCGCCACGCCCACCAAGCAGTTCAAGGAGCTGGTGGACGAAATCGCGATGCTGATGGCGTACGAGGCCACACGCGACCTCGTGCTCGAGCCCAGTTCCGTGGACACGCCGCTCGAGACGACCGGTGGATGGACGGTGCGAGGCAAGAAGCTCACACTCGTCCCGATCCTGCGGGCGGGGCTGGGCATGGTCGAGGGCATCCTGCGCCTGATTCCCTCGGCGCGAGTTGGTCATATCGGACTCTACCGTGACCACGATACGCTCGAACCGGTCGACTACTACTTCAAGGTCCCCGGCGATGTGAGCGAGCGCGATTTTCTGTTGCTCGACCCGATGCTTGCCACGGGTGGCAGTGCGTCGGCCGCCGTGACGTCACTCAAGCGGGCCGGTGCATCGCGCATCCGCTTTCTTTGTCTGGTCGCTGCCCCGGAAGGCGTGCGACGCCTGACGGCCGATCATCCCGATGTGCCGATCCTGACGGCCTCCCTCGACCGGGAGCTCAATGAACACGGGTACATCCTGCCTGGCTTGGGCGACGCCGGCGACCGGTTGTTCGGAACGCGCTAA
- a CDS encoding DUF2225 domain-containing protein encodes MTTLNLIELTCPVCASDFRSQTVVATNGHGGKRTDFHERASGMQPLPYFVHLCTQCGYAGVTRDFDDDVALSDLLREQVWDDLAPTLHEASPSGSLKYEHAAKVAEWQGNDPRYLADLYLRAAWCCVDEQDTEAERFFRRKAAWRFMDALADFDTVPADERAVITYLVGELWRRIGDERQAAEWFDRVVAEITDPVGQSWILMTAEQQKVEPREWFT; translated from the coding sequence ATGACAACGCTCAATCTTATTGAACTCACCTGCCCCGTCTGCGCCAGCGACTTTCGCTCCCAGACGGTTGTGGCGACGAACGGACATGGCGGCAAGCGCACCGACTTCCACGAGCGTGCGAGCGGCATGCAGCCATTGCCGTACTTCGTACATCTGTGCACACAATGTGGTTACGCTGGTGTCACCCGCGATTTTGATGACGATGTGGCACTGAGCGACCTGCTGCGCGAGCAGGTGTGGGATGATCTGGCCCCCACGCTGCACGAGGCCAGTCCGTCTGGCTCACTCAAGTACGAACACGCGGCGAAGGTGGCCGAATGGCAGGGCAACGATCCACGCTATCTGGCAGACCTCTATCTCCGCGCCGCCTGGTGCTGCGTGGATGAACAGGACACCGAAGCGGAGCGTTTCTTTCGCCGGAAGGCCGCATGGCGCTTCATGGACGCGCTGGCCGATTTTGATACTGTTCCGGCCGACGAGCGCGCCGTGATCACGTATCTCGTCGGTGAGCTGTGGCGACGCATCGGCGACGAACGGCAGGCTGCCGAATGGTTCGACCGTGTCGTTGCCGAGATCACCGACCCCGTCGGCCAGAGCTGGATCCTGATGACGGCCGAGCAGCAAAAGGTCGAACCACGCGAGTGGTTCACCTGA
- the mnmE gene encoding tRNA uridine-5-carboxymethylaminomethyl(34) synthesis GTPase MnmE, translating to MQHAPAAVIAGGDDTIVALATPPGRGAVALVRLSGARAVDIARALGAYDTGQPEARHALRAVLHDPVSREPLDEVLVTWFAPPRSYTGEMTVEITTHGGHIAPMRVQAACIAAGARPALPGEFTRRAVLNGRLDLLQAEAVADIIDARTSAMQQQALTQLDGGLSRRLLALREEVVHLEALIAYDIDFPEEDDGPIAASRITDAGERLVSSLDALLRTAPAGTMVRDGALVVLAGPPNAGKSSLFNALLGQSRAIVTPIAGTTRDAIEALLDRTPWPLRLVDTAGLRDTTDPIEQLGIEVSRRYLAQAQVVLACGDDMESVVQTIEALAPHTAASVLAVHTKWDLIGPETTWVNIHLVSAESGEGLTSLLQAIDTALGATAVVSASNDAVITRERHRAGLTNARDEVRAFLDAWTSGALPAPVAAVHLFTAREALSDLIGTIDTDDVLDRVFRDFCIGK from the coding sequence ATGCAGCATGCGCCGGCGGCGGTGATCGCTGGGGGTGACGACACCATCGTTGCCCTGGCCACCCCGCCCGGACGTGGGGCGGTCGCCCTGGTGCGACTCTCGGGGGCGCGAGCGGTGGATATCGCTCGCGCCCTCGGTGCGTACGACACCGGCCAACCCGAGGCCCGCCACGCGTTGCGCGCCGTGCTGCACGATCCGGTGAGCCGAGAGCCGCTGGACGAAGTGCTGGTGACCTGGTTTGCCCCGCCGCGTTCGTACACAGGGGAAATGACCGTGGAGATCACGACGCATGGTGGCCACATCGCGCCTATGCGTGTGCAGGCGGCATGTATTGCGGCGGGTGCGCGGCCGGCACTCCCGGGGGAGTTCACGCGCCGCGCGGTGCTCAACGGGCGTCTCGACCTGCTGCAGGCCGAGGCCGTGGCCGACATCATCGATGCGCGCACATCGGCCATGCAGCAGCAGGCGCTGACCCAACTCGATGGCGGCCTGTCGCGGCGTTTGCTGGCGCTGCGGGAAGAGGTGGTGCACCTCGAAGCGCTCATCGCCTACGACATCGACTTTCCCGAAGAGGACGATGGTCCGATCGCCGCCTCGCGCATCACCGACGCGGGCGAGCGGCTGGTGAGCTCACTGGACGCGCTGTTGCGTACTGCGCCCGCCGGTACGATGGTGCGCGACGGGGCCCTCGTGGTGCTCGCGGGACCGCCCAACGCCGGGAAGTCGTCGCTGTTCAATGCACTGCTGGGTCAATCACGCGCCATCGTCACGCCCATTGCGGGCACCACGCGTGATGCCATTGAAGCGCTGCTCGATCGCACGCCGTGGCCACTGCGTCTGGTGGACACCGCTGGATTGCGCGACACCACCGATCCCATCGAACAGCTCGGCATCGAGGTGAGCCGCCGCTATCTGGCGCAGGCGCAGGTGGTGCTGGCGTGTGGTGACGATATGGAAAGCGTGGTGCAGACCATCGAGGCGTTGGCACCCCATACCGCCGCATCGGTGCTGGCCGTGCACACCAAGTGGGATCTCATCGGACCGGAAACCACATGGGTGAACATCCATCTGGTGAGTGCCGAAAGCGGCGAGGGCCTCACATCGCTGCTGCAGGCGATCGACACGGCGTTGGGGGCAACGGCGGTGGTGAGCGCGTCAAACGATGCCGTGATCACGCGAGAGCGTCATCGGGCGGGGCTCACGAACGCGCGAGATGAAGTGCGTGCGTTCCTGGATGCCTGGACGAGTGGTGCATTGCCGGCGCCTGTTGCCGCCGTACATCTGTTCACCGCGCGTGAGGCACTGAGTGATCTGATCGGCACCATCGATACGGACGATGTACTCGATCGGGTCTTCCGGGACTTCTGCATCGGCAAGTAG
- the yidC gene encoding membrane protein insertase YidC codes for MEPRRIALAVVLMAAVLILTPYLFPTAKPVPGSMAVAGDSLAADSLRDSVAAAAARVSGSPIAPVAGATPADSAALLATPVQLSVDTTVVKTASADYRTTNQGAALVGATMTRYQALSNRGRTKEGSVELAGPGDRLLSFRLVVPGDTIALDKQIFRTAESSNNGVSTVRYETELAAVAGTPRQVSISYSFQPDSYHVAVAAAVTGVPETSFLLVDLPRGFRSSEADSVEDQNHLAYAYKPELSSAKGVTFRSLDPGERRIEPGPLTWAVAKNKYFMLGVLTPKGGTPFLEANFTGGPRVAKAATRGEATLVMPLKAGNVAFEAYVGPQEFKRLVAMGREFETSNPYGGWIQGIVQPFATMVITLLLWMKKTLGVSYGWILVIFGVAVRIILWPLNQRAMRSSMQMQRIQPELQAIQARHKGDPQKLQAAMMQVYKEHGMSPFSSLSGCLPMLIPLPVFFALFFVFQNTIEFRGVSFLWFPDISVKDPYYIIPILVAITALVLSWLGMRGIKANEQQKMMMYLMPAMMLIFFVNMASGLNLYYFIQNLASLPQQWLISRERSKAAPLVRG; via the coding sequence ATGGAACCACGCCGCATCGCCCTCGCCGTCGTTCTGATGGCCGCGGTCCTGATTCTGACGCCGTACCTGTTCCCAACCGCGAAGCCGGTGCCGGGCAGCATGGCCGTCGCCGGTGACTCACTGGCCGCCGACTCACTGCGTGATTCGGTCGCGGCGGCGGCGGCACGGGTCAGCGGAAGCCCCATTGCACCGGTCGCTGGTGCCACGCCCGCCGATTCAGCGGCGCTGTTGGCCACACCGGTACAGTTGTCGGTGGATACCACGGTCGTGAAGACCGCATCGGCCGACTACCGCACCACGAACCAGGGCGCGGCCCTCGTCGGGGCCACGATGACGCGCTATCAGGCGCTGTCCAATCGTGGACGCACGAAGGAAGGTTCCGTGGAGCTCGCCGGACCGGGCGATCGCTTGCTGAGCTTCCGCCTCGTCGTGCCCGGTGACACCATCGCACTCGACAAGCAGATCTTTCGGACCGCCGAGAGCAGCAACAACGGCGTGAGCACGGTGCGCTACGAAACCGAACTGGCCGCCGTGGCCGGCACGCCACGTCAGGTCTCGATCAGCTACTCGTTCCAGCCCGACAGCTACCATGTGGCGGTTGCGGCGGCGGTGACCGGCGTTCCGGAGACCAGCTTCCTGCTCGTGGATCTGCCGCGTGGCTTCCGCAGCTCGGAAGCCGATTCGGTGGAAGATCAGAATCACCTCGCGTACGCCTACAAGCCCGAGTTGAGCAGCGCGAAGGGGGTCACGTTCCGCTCACTCGATCCGGGTGAGCGTCGCATCGAACCGGGTCCGCTCACGTGGGCCGTGGCGAAGAACAAGTACTTCATGCTCGGCGTGCTCACCCCGAAGGGCGGCACGCCGTTCCTGGAAGCGAACTTCACGGGTGGGCCGCGCGTTGCCAAAGCCGCGACGCGTGGTGAAGCCACGCTGGTCATGCCGCTCAAGGCCGGCAACGTGGCGTTCGAAGCGTATGTGGGCCCGCAGGAGTTCAAGCGCCTCGTCGCCATGGGCCGCGAATTCGAAACGTCGAATCCCTACGGTGGCTGGATCCAGGGCATCGTGCAGCCGTTTGCCACGATGGTCATCACGCTGCTGCTGTGGATGAAGAAGACGCTTGGTGTCTCCTACGGCTGGATCCTCGTGATCTTCGGTGTGGCCGTGCGCATCATCCTGTGGCCGCTCAATCAGCGGGCCATGCGCAGCTCGATGCAGATGCAGCGCATTCAGCCGGAACTGCAGGCCATTCAGGCGCGTCACAAGGGCGACCCGCAGAAGCTGCAGGCGGCCATGATGCAGGTGTACAAGGAACACGGCATGAGCCCATTCAGCTCGTTGTCGGGCTGCCTGCCGATGCTCATTCCGCTGCCGGTGTTCTTCGCGCTGTTCTTCGTGTTCCAGAACACCATCGAATTCCGCGGCGTGTCGTTCCTGTGGTTCCCCGACATCTCCGTGAAGGACCCGTACTACATCATCCCGATTCTCGTGGCCATCACGGCACTGGTGTTGTCGTGGCTGGGCATGCGCGGCATCAAGGCCAACGAGCAGCAGAAGATGATGATGTACCTGATGCCGGCGATGATGCTGATCTTCTTCGTGAACATGGCGTCGGGTCTGAACCTGTACTACTTCATTCAGAACCTCGCGTCGCTGCCGCAGCAGTGGCTCATTTCGCGCGAGCGCAGCAAGGCTGCGCCGCTCGTGCGGGGATAG
- the yidD gene encoding membrane protein insertion efficiency factor YidD, which produces MSTRRMDIRTWPRTLLVLLVRGYQLTLSPIFGGACRYYPSCSAYAIEALEKHGALRGGWLAMRRIARCHPFRPGGFDPVP; this is translated from the coding sequence ATGAGCACCAGGCGTATGGATATCCGTACATGGCCGCGCACGCTGCTGGTCTTGCTCGTTCGCGGATATCAGCTCACACTCTCGCCCATCTTCGGGGGAGCGTGCCGGTATTATCCTTCCTGCTCAGCGTACGCCATCGAAGCGTTGGAAAAACACGGCGCGCTCCGAGGTGGATGGTTGGCCATGCGACGCATTGCGCGGTGTCATCCGTTCCGCCCTGGCGGATTTGATCCGGTGCCCTGA